Proteins from one Cryptomeria japonica chromosome 4, Sugi_1.0, whole genome shotgun sequence genomic window:
- the LOC131069750 gene encoding cationic peroxidase 2-like: MAQGLRIIILFVYFLFSVKGEGSTRVGFYSKTCPTAEKIVRSTVESHVNANVGIAAGLLRLHFHDCFVQGCDGSVLISGHLSERTAIPNLGARGFEVIEDAKAKIEAKCPGVVSCADILAIAARDSVVLTKGMSWSVPTGRRDGLISSASEVLTNLPSPADSVSVQKDKFAAKGLTTEDLVTLVGGHTIGQTDCQFFRYRLYNFTSTGNADPSINMAFVSELQSLCPAGGDATKRVALDNGSQNNFDASFFKNIRDGKGVLESDQRLWSDPSTNIFVQKYAGSIRGFIGFRFGSAFGKAMVKMGNIGIKTGTDGEIRKVCSRFNA; this comes from the exons ATGGCTCAAGGATTAAGGATCATAATTCTGTTTGTTTACTTCTTGTTTAGTGTGAAAGGTGAAGGAAGTACTAGAGTGGGGTTCTATTCTAAAACTTGTCCCACAGCAGAGAAGATTGTCAGATCCACAGTGGAATCCCATGTAAATGCCAACGTAGGAATTGCGGCTGGACTTCTCAGGCTTCACTTTCACGACTGCTTTGTTCAG GGTTGTGATGGATCAGTACTAATAAGCGGCCATTTGTCCGAGAGGACTGCCATTCCCAATTTGGGAGCGAGGGGGTTCGAAGTGATCGAGGATGCCAAGGCCAAAATCGAGGCAAAATGCCCTGGTGTTGTTTCTTGTGCAGATATACTTGCAATTGCAGCAAGAGATTCAGTAGTTCTG ACTAAGGGGATGAGCTGGTCTGTACCCACTGGAAGGAGAGATGGATTGATTTCATCTGCTTCAGAAGTACTTACCAATCTTCCATCGCCTGCAGATTCAGTGAGTGTGCAGAAGGACAAATTTGCTGCAAAGGGACTCACCACCGAGGATCTTGTCACTCTTGTAG GAGGGCACACCATCGGACAAACTGACTGCCAATTTTTCAGATATCGTCTGTACAACTTCACGTCGACTGGAAATGCTGATCCATCAATAAACATGGCGTTTGTATCAGAGTTGCAGAGCCTTTGCCCTGCGGGTGGAGATGCCACTAAACGGGTGGCGCTCGACAATGGCAGCCAAAATAACTTCGATGCCAGCTTTTTTAAGAACATACGAGACGGGAAAGGCGTGTTGGAATCAGATCAGAGGCTTTGGTCCGATCCCTCCACAAATATATTTGTGCAAAAGTACGCGGGAAGTATAAGAGGTTTCATCGGTTTCAGATTCGGGAGTGCTTTTGGCAAAGCGATGGTGAAAATGGGCAACATTGGAATAAAGACTGGAACAGACGGGGAGATCAGAAAAGTATGTTCCAGATTCAATGCTTAA